In Streptomyces hawaiiensis, one genomic interval encodes:
- a CDS encoding LacI family DNA-binding transcriptional regulator has product MAQSVGIKDVARVAGVSVGTVSNVINRPDTVATETRARVLSAIDRLGYVRSESARQLRAGRSRIMGLLVLDMGNPFFVDVARGAERAARQAGLGVMVCNSAQNPGEEAEYLSLFAEQRVRGVLLTPADATGRNIEGFRRHNIPFVLVDRVAEGTTECSVSVDDVAGGALAVRHLVDAGHRSLAYVSGPPGLNQVRDRRTGALEALAEAGLGPDVLRELPTERLDVAAGRDAGARLLGLADRPTAVFCANDLLALGVLQAMYAAGVGVPDDLAIVGYDDIEFAAAAAVPLTSVRQPAVTMGAMAADLLLEETEEEGTARAHEHRRVVLQPELVVRRSSLSAR; this is encoded by the coding sequence ATGGCCCAGTCGGTGGGTATCAAGGACGTCGCCCGCGTCGCCGGAGTCTCCGTCGGCACCGTCTCGAACGTGATCAACCGCCCGGACACGGTCGCGACCGAGACTCGGGCCCGCGTGCTGTCCGCGATAGACCGGCTCGGCTACGTCCGCAGCGAGTCGGCTCGCCAACTGCGCGCGGGCCGCAGCCGCATCATGGGGCTGCTCGTCCTCGACATGGGCAACCCCTTTTTCGTCGACGTGGCGCGCGGCGCCGAGCGCGCCGCCCGGCAGGCCGGACTCGGCGTGATGGTCTGCAACAGCGCCCAGAACCCGGGCGAGGAGGCCGAGTACCTGTCGCTCTTCGCCGAGCAGCGGGTGCGCGGTGTGCTGCTCACGCCCGCCGACGCGACCGGCCGCAACATCGAGGGGTTCCGCCGGCACAACATCCCCTTCGTCCTGGTCGACCGGGTCGCCGAGGGCACCACCGAGTGCTCGGTCTCCGTCGACGACGTCGCGGGCGGCGCCCTGGCCGTACGCCACCTCGTCGACGCCGGGCACCGCTCCCTCGCCTACGTCAGCGGCCCGCCCGGCCTGAACCAGGTCCGTGACCGGCGCACCGGCGCCCTCGAAGCGCTCGCCGAGGCCGGGCTCGGGCCCGACGTGCTGCGCGAACTGCCCACCGAGCGGCTGGACGTCGCCGCCGGCCGCGACGCCGGGGCCCGGCTGCTCGGGCTCGCCGACCGGCCCACCGCCGTGTTCTGCGCGAACGACCTGCTCGCCCTCGGAGTGCTGCAGGCCATGTACGCGGCCGGTGTCGGCGTCCCCGACGACCTCGCCATCGTCGGCTACGACGACATCGAGTTCGCCGCCGCCGCGGCCGTCCCGCTCACCTCGGTCCGGCAGCCCGCCGTCACCATGGGCGCCATGGCCGCCGACCTGCTCCTGGAGGAGACGGAGGAGGAAGGCACGGCGCGAGCGCACGAGCACCGCAGGGTCGTCCTCCAGCCCGAGCTGGTGGTCCGCCGCTCCAGCCTGTCCGCCCGCTAG
- a CDS encoding alpha/beta fold hydrolase, with protein sequence MTTSYRQPGVVLTDRRFTVPLDHDRPEDETIELYAREVVASDKAHQDLPWLLYLQGGPGFGADRSVGRPGWLGRALQEYRVLLLDQRGTGHSTPANRQTLPLRGGPAEQAEYLTHFRADSIVRDCEVIRAELTPGKPWTVLGQSFGGFCATSYLSLAPEGLTTAVLTGGLPSLDAHADDVYRAAFPRIERKVTAHYARYPQDAERARRIADHLLHHDVVLSNGYRLTVEAFQSLGIVLGTGDGTHRLHYLLENAFVRTAQGHTLSDAFQEQAQAMLSYARHPLYALIHESIYGQDARPTGWSAERVRAEFPQFDAAKALAGDEPLLFTGESIHPWMFDCDPALRPLREPADLLAARTNWTPLYDPARLAANEVPVVAAVYHDDMYVDTAHSLRTARTIRGLRTWITDEFEHDGIRTGGPRVLDRLLALVRGEA encoded by the coding sequence TTGACCACCAGCTACCGTCAGCCCGGAGTCGTCCTCACCGACCGCCGCTTCACCGTCCCCCTCGACCACGACCGCCCCGAGGACGAGACGATCGAGCTGTACGCCCGCGAAGTCGTGGCGAGCGACAAGGCGCACCAGGACCTGCCGTGGCTGCTCTACCTCCAGGGCGGTCCCGGCTTCGGCGCGGACCGGTCCGTCGGCCGCCCGGGCTGGCTGGGCAGGGCCCTGCAGGAGTACCGCGTCCTGCTCCTCGACCAGCGCGGCACCGGCCACAGCACACCCGCCAACCGCCAGACGCTCCCGCTGCGCGGCGGCCCCGCCGAGCAGGCCGAGTACCTCACGCACTTCCGCGCCGACTCGATCGTCCGCGACTGCGAGGTCATCCGCGCGGAGCTCACCCCCGGCAAGCCCTGGACCGTCCTCGGCCAGAGCTTCGGCGGCTTCTGCGCGACCAGCTACCTGTCCCTGGCCCCCGAGGGCCTGACCACCGCCGTGCTCACCGGCGGCCTGCCCTCCCTCGACGCGCACGCCGACGACGTCTACCGGGCCGCCTTCCCGCGCATCGAACGCAAGGTCACCGCCCACTACGCCCGCTACCCGCAGGACGCCGAGCGCGCCCGCCGCATCGCGGACCACCTGCTTCACCACGACGTGGTCCTGTCCAACGGCTACCGGCTCACCGTCGAGGCCTTCCAGTCCCTCGGCATCGTCCTCGGCACCGGCGACGGCACCCACCGCCTGCACTACCTCCTGGAGAACGCCTTCGTCCGCACCGCGCAGGGCCACACGCTATCCGACGCGTTCCAGGAGCAGGCGCAGGCCATGCTCTCCTACGCCCGGCACCCGTTGTACGCCCTGATCCACGAGTCGATCTACGGCCAGGACGCCCGGCCCACCGGCTGGTCGGCCGAGCGGGTCCGCGCCGAGTTCCCGCAGTTCGACGCCGCCAAGGCCCTCGCGGGGGATGAGCCTCTCCTGTTCACCGGGGAATCGATTCACCCCTGGATGTTCGACTGCGACCCGGCCCTGCGCCCCCTGCGCGAGCCCGCCGACCTGCTCGCCGCCCGCACGAACTGGACGCCCCTGTACGACCCGGCCCGCCTCGCCGCCAACGAGGTACCGGTCGTGGCGGCCGTCTACCACGACGACATGTACGTCGACACGGCCCACTCCCTGCGCACCGCCCGCACGATCCGGGGCTTGCGCACCTGGATCACGGACGAGTTCGAGCACGACGGCATCCGCACCGGCGGGCCCCGCGTCCTCGACCGGCTGCTCGCGCTCGTGCGGGGCGAGGCGTGA
- a CDS encoding PIG-L deacetylase family protein, whose amino-acid sequence MTTTQLQPMPGDWRRALAVVAHPDDLEYGCSAAIAAWTDEGREVAYVLATRGEAGIDTIEPARCGPLREREQRASAAVVGVTEVEFLDHQDGVIEYGTALRRDIAAAIRRHRPELVITLNHRDTWGGVAWNTPDHVAVGRATLDAAGDAGNRWIFPELVEQGLDPWDGVRWVAVAGSSAPTHAVDATAGLERAVASLLEHRSYIEVLTEEDPETYVRRFLTGHAEAMGERFGGRPAVTFELFSR is encoded by the coding sequence ATGACGACCACTCAACTGCAGCCCATGCCCGGCGACTGGCGGCGTGCCCTCGCGGTCGTGGCACACCCGGACGACCTCGAGTACGGCTGTTCGGCGGCGATCGCTGCCTGGACCGACGAGGGCCGCGAGGTCGCCTACGTCCTCGCGACCCGGGGCGAGGCGGGCATCGACACGATCGAGCCCGCGCGGTGCGGGCCGCTGCGCGAGCGGGAGCAGCGGGCGAGCGCGGCGGTGGTCGGCGTGACGGAGGTGGAGTTCCTCGACCACCAGGACGGCGTCATCGAGTACGGCACCGCCCTGCGCCGCGACATCGCCGCCGCGATCCGCCGGCACAGGCCCGAGCTGGTCATCACGCTCAACCACCGCGACACCTGGGGCGGCGTCGCCTGGAACACCCCGGACCATGTGGCCGTCGGCCGGGCCACGCTCGACGCGGCGGGCGACGCCGGCAACCGGTGGATCTTTCCCGAGCTCGTGGAGCAGGGCCTCGACCCCTGGGACGGTGTGCGCTGGGTCGCCGTCGCGGGCTCCAGCGCCCCCACCCACGCCGTCGACGCGACAGCCGGCCTGGAGCGCGCGGTGGCCTCGCTGCTGGAACACCGCAGCTACATCGAGGTGTTGACCGAGGAGGATCCGGAGACCTACGTCCGCCGCTTCCTCACCGGGCACGCCGAGGCCATGGGGGAGCGGTTCGGGGGCAGGCCGGCGGTGACGTTCGAACTGTTCAGCAGATGA
- the sigJ gene encoding RNA polymerase sigma factor SigJ, whose product MTGSEELADRFEEHRGHLKAVAYRMLGSLSEAEDAVQEAWLKLGRTDADDIHNLGGWLTTVTGRVCLDLLRSRTARREEPMGDTQDTVRAFVPDPVLRPLSHLDPAEEVLHADSVGLALLVVLENLAPDERLAFVLHDMFAVPFDDIAPIVERSPAATRQLASRARRRVRGATPSAEPDLGRQKQVLDAFLAASRGGDFEALLEVLHPDVVLRADSGALVRGAAASKVVQGAKAVAERALMFARYAQAAQLVLVNGSVGVVHAPEGRVQSVMGVTITDGRITGMYILADPERLERLEAPGLTW is encoded by the coding sequence ATGACGGGCAGCGAGGAACTGGCCGACCGCTTCGAGGAACACCGCGGCCATCTGAAGGCGGTGGCCTATCGCATGCTCGGTTCGCTCTCCGAGGCGGAGGACGCCGTCCAGGAGGCCTGGCTGAAGCTCGGCCGCACCGACGCGGACGACATCCACAACCTCGGCGGCTGGCTCACCACCGTGACCGGCCGGGTCTGCCTGGACCTGCTGCGTTCGCGTACCGCGCGCCGCGAGGAGCCGATGGGCGACACCCAGGACACCGTGCGGGCCTTCGTCCCGGACCCCGTGCTCCGGCCCCTGTCGCACCTCGACCCGGCGGAGGAGGTCCTGCACGCCGACTCCGTGGGCCTGGCCCTGCTCGTCGTGCTGGAGAACCTGGCCCCCGACGAGCGGCTCGCGTTCGTGCTGCACGACATGTTCGCCGTGCCGTTCGACGACATCGCGCCGATCGTGGAGCGCAGCCCGGCCGCGACCCGTCAGCTGGCGAGCCGCGCGCGGCGCCGGGTGCGCGGCGCCACCCCGTCGGCCGAGCCGGACCTCGGCCGGCAGAAGCAGGTGCTCGACGCGTTCCTGGCCGCCTCGCGCGGCGGCGACTTCGAGGCGCTGCTCGAAGTGCTGCACCCGGATGTGGTGCTGCGGGCCGACTCGGGGGCTCTCGTGCGGGGCGCGGCCGCGTCCAAGGTCGTCCAGGGCGCGAAGGCGGTGGCGGAACGGGCGCTCATGTTCGCCCGGTACGCGCAGGCCGCGCAGCTGGTGCTGGTCAACGGCTCGGTCGGGGTCGTCCACGCGCCCGAGGGCCGCGTGCAGTCGGTCATGGGCGTCACGATCACCGACGGCCGCATCACCGGCATGTACATCCTGGCCGACCCCGAGCGGCTGGAGCGTCTGGAGGCACCGGGGCTCACCTGGTGA
- a CDS encoding pentapeptide repeat-containing protein, producing the protein MLNGMRDHQAEQADLRGDCERCFGLCCVALPFAASADFAVDKAAGTPCRNLQDDHRCGIHARLRQKGFSGCTVYDCFGAGQQVSQVTFGGRDWRTGPPEQVRRMSEVFPVVRQLHELLWYLTEALTLPAARPVHAGLRAALEKTEELTGGTPEELAGLDVAAHRQEVNVLLLRTSELARAGIKGRRKDRRGADLMGARLKGADLRGAGLRGAYLIAADLTGADLRGADLIGADLRDADLTDADLTGAFFLTQPQLNAARGSAGTRLPGSVTRPGHWTAQL; encoded by the coding sequence ATGCTGAACGGCATGCGAGATCACCAGGCTGAGCAGGCGGACCTGCGCGGCGACTGCGAGCGGTGCTTCGGGCTGTGCTGCGTCGCCCTGCCCTTTGCCGCGTCGGCCGACTTCGCGGTCGACAAGGCCGCCGGCACGCCCTGCCGCAACCTCCAGGACGACCACCGCTGCGGCATCCACGCCAGGCTCCGGCAGAAAGGGTTCTCCGGCTGTACGGTCTACGACTGCTTCGGCGCCGGGCAGCAGGTCTCGCAGGTCACCTTCGGCGGCCGGGACTGGCGCACCGGACCGCCGGAGCAGGTCCGCCGCATGTCCGAGGTGTTCCCCGTCGTCCGGCAACTGCACGAGCTGCTGTGGTACCTGACCGAGGCGCTCACCCTGCCGGCGGCCCGTCCCGTCCACGCCGGGCTGCGCGCGGCGCTGGAGAAGACCGAGGAACTGACCGGCGGGACCCCCGAGGAGCTCGCCGGGCTGGACGTGGCGGCGCACCGCCAGGAGGTCAACGTCCTGCTGCTGAGGACGAGTGAGCTGGCCAGGGCCGGCATCAAGGGCCGCAGGAAGGACCGCCGGGGCGCGGACCTCATGGGCGCCCGCCTCAAGGGCGCCGACCTGCGCGGTGCCGGCCTCCGCGGCGCCTACCTCATCGCCGCCGACCTCACCGGCGCGGACCTGCGGGGCGCCGACCTGATCGGTGCCGACCTGCGCGACGCGGACCTCACGGACGCCGACCTGACCGGTGCGTTCTTCCTCACCCAGCCGCAGCTGAACGCGGCCCGGGGGAGTGCCGGGACCCGGCTGCCCGGGTCAGTCACCCGCCCCGGGCACTGGACAGCGCAGCTCTGA
- a CDS encoding cytochrome P450, whose protein sequence is MTEASARTGEPRGFRSAELGWPELDRIPHPPRRVPLLGDVLGVNRRTPLQDSMRYARRLGPVFRRKAFGKEFVFVWGARHAADLADESRFAKHVGLGVANLRPVAGDGLFTAYNHEPNWQLAHDVLAPGFSRDAMAGYHPMMLSVARRLTEHWDRAAATGRAVDVPGDMTKLTLETIARTGFGHDFGSFERSRPHPFVTAMVGTLTYAQRLNTVPFPLAPLLLRSASRRNAADIAHLDHTVDELVRARRTTGGGEGDLLDRMLETAHPGTGERLTPQNVRRQVITFLVAGHETTSGALSFALHYLSRHPEVAARARAEVDRVWGDTAEPAYEQVARLRYVRRVLDESLRLWPTAPAFSREARVDTVLAGEHPMRRGAWALVLTPMLHRDPEVWGADAERFDPDRFDAQAVRSRPPHTFKPFGTGARACIGRQFALHEATLVLGLLLRRYELRADPAYRLGVTERLTLMPEGLRLRPERRTAVREPASELRCPVPGAGD, encoded by the coding sequence ATGACGGAGGCGTCGGCACGGACCGGGGAGCCCAGGGGGTTCCGGAGTGCCGAGCTGGGCTGGCCGGAGCTGGACCGCATTCCGCATCCGCCGCGCCGGGTCCCGCTGCTCGGTGACGTGCTGGGCGTGAACCGGCGCACTCCCCTGCAGGACTCGATGCGCTACGCCCGCCGGCTGGGGCCGGTGTTCCGGCGGAAGGCGTTCGGCAAGGAGTTCGTGTTCGTGTGGGGCGCCCGGCACGCCGCAGACCTCGCGGACGAGTCGCGCTTCGCCAAGCACGTGGGACTCGGCGTGGCCAATCTGCGGCCGGTCGCCGGGGACGGCCTGTTCACGGCGTACAACCACGAGCCGAACTGGCAGCTGGCCCACGATGTCCTCGCGCCGGGGTTCAGCCGCGATGCCATGGCCGGATACCACCCGATGATGCTGTCCGTCGCGCGGCGGCTGACGGAGCACTGGGACCGGGCGGCGGCGACGGGCCGGGCGGTGGACGTGCCCGGCGACATGACCAAGCTGACGCTGGAGACGATCGCGCGCACCGGCTTCGGGCACGACTTCGGTTCGTTCGAACGCTCCCGGCCGCACCCCTTCGTGACGGCGATGGTGGGCACGCTGACCTACGCGCAGCGGCTCAACACCGTCCCGTTCCCGCTGGCTCCGCTGCTGCTGCGGAGCGCGAGCCGCCGCAACGCGGCCGACATCGCCCACCTCGACCACACGGTCGACGAACTGGTCCGGGCCCGGCGGACCACCGGTGGCGGCGAGGGTGATCTGCTCGACCGGATGCTGGAGACGGCTCATCCCGGCACCGGGGAACGGCTGACCCCGCAGAACGTCCGCCGTCAGGTCATCACGTTTCTCGTCGCGGGCCACGAGACCACGTCCGGCGCGCTCTCCTTCGCCCTGCACTACCTCTCCCGGCACCCGGAGGTCGCCGCCCGGGCCCGCGCCGAGGTGGACCGGGTGTGGGGAGACACAGCGGAGCCCGCCTACGAGCAGGTGGCCCGGCTGCGCTACGTCCGCCGGGTGCTGGACGAGTCGCTGCGGCTGTGGCCCACCGCGCCCGCGTTCTCCCGGGAGGCCCGGGTGGACACGGTGCTGGCCGGGGAGCATCCCATGCGGCGCGGGGCGTGGGCGCTGGTGCTGACGCCGATGCTGCACCGGGACCCCGAGGTATGGGGCGCGGACGCGGAGCGGTTCGACCCCGACCGCTTCGACGCACAGGCCGTACGGTCCCGGCCCCCGCACACCTTCAAGCCGTTCGGGACGGGGGCGCGGGCCTGTATCGGGCGCCAGTTCGCGCTGCACGAGGCCACGCTGGTGCTCGGGCTGCTGCTGCGGCGCTACGAGCTGCGGGCCGACCCGGCCTATCGGCTCGGCGTGACGGAGCGGCTGACGCTGATGCCGGAGGGCCTGCGGCTGCGCCCGGAACGCCGCACGGCGGTACGGGAGCCGGCCTCAGAGCTGCGCTGTCCAGTGCCCGGGGCGGGTGACTGA
- a CDS encoding TetR/AcrR family transcriptional regulator — MAANQGGRPRRRLSTEERREQLLSVGARLFSESPYDDVWIEQVAEIAGVSRGLLYHYFPTKRDFFAAVVERESERMLRMTAAVPGLPVREQLAAGLETFLEYVQAHAHGYRAFHRADAAGDQAVRRVYQRALAAQERQILAALAADPEFGPAFEERPEVRLAVRGWLAFTTAVCLEWLRGTELGREQVRELCARALLGVLTP, encoded by the coding sequence ATGGCCGCGAACCAGGGCGGGCGCCCGCGCCGCCGGCTCAGTACCGAGGAGCGCCGGGAGCAGCTTCTGTCGGTCGGGGCGCGACTGTTCTCCGAGAGCCCCTACGACGACGTGTGGATCGAGCAGGTCGCCGAGATCGCCGGGGTGTCGCGCGGGCTGCTGTACCACTACTTCCCGACCAAGCGGGACTTCTTCGCGGCGGTCGTCGAGCGCGAGAGCGAGCGGATGCTGCGTATGACGGCGGCGGTGCCCGGCCTCCCGGTCCGCGAGCAACTCGCGGCAGGTCTTGAGACGTTCCTGGAGTACGTCCAGGCGCACGCGCACGGTTATCGCGCCTTCCATCGCGCCGACGCGGCCGGGGACCAGGCGGTGCGGCGGGTCTATCAGCGGGCGCTGGCCGCGCAGGAGCGGCAGATCCTCGCCGCGCTCGCCGCGGACCCCGAGTTCGGCCCGGCCTTCGAGGAGCGGCCGGAGGTCCGGCTGGCCGTACGCGGCTGGCTGGCGTTCACCACGGCTGTATGTCTGGAGTGGCTGCGCGGCACGGAGTTGGGCCGGGAACAGGTGCGTGAGCTGTGCGCCCGCGCCCTGTTGGGCGTCCTCACTCCCTGA
- a CDS encoding DUF2470 domain-containing protein — MGDDSHSWTAAPAAAERARTVLAAAWSCSVTAEGTREELVGAHTVGEDGRVLVEVPEDSALLAAAICAPRGEPSAVLEFADVAPVPVRDRVRARLWLAGWFAVDGDRLVFTPTRVVLRQPSGAVVVDLDEFAAAVPDPLTTAEARLLTHLADCHADAVERLTRLVDSGSLHGAVRVQPLAVDRHGLTLRIERARAHGDVRLAFHAPADDVAQLTERMHILLSQASAASCPGALQRQRADGDG, encoded by the coding sequence ATGGGTGACGACAGCCACAGCTGGACGGCGGCTCCCGCCGCGGCGGAGCGGGCCCGCACGGTGCTCGCCGCCGCGTGGTCCTGCTCCGTGACCGCGGAGGGCACGCGGGAGGAGCTGGTCGGCGCGCACACCGTGGGCGAGGACGGCCGGGTGCTCGTGGAGGTGCCCGAGGACAGCGCCCTGCTCGCGGCCGCGATCTGCGCGCCCCGCGGCGAGCCGTCCGCGGTGCTGGAGTTCGCCGACGTCGCGCCCGTCCCGGTCCGCGACCGGGTCCGCGCCCGCCTGTGGCTCGCGGGCTGGTTCGCCGTCGACGGGGACAGGCTCGTCTTCACGCCCACCCGCGTGGTGCTGCGGCAGCCGTCCGGAGCCGTGGTCGTGGACCTCGACGAGTTCGCCGCCGCCGTGCCCGACCCGCTCACCACGGCCGAGGCCCGCCTGCTGACCCACCTCGCCGACTGCCACGCCGACGCCGTCGAGCGGCTCACCCGGCTCGTCGACTCCGGCAGTCTGCACGGCGCCGTCCGCGTCCAGCCGCTCGCCGTCGACCGGCACGGACTGACGCTGCGCATCGAACGGGCCCGCGCCCACGGCGACGTACGCCTCGCGTTCCACGCGCCCGCCGACGACGTCGCGCAGCTCACCGAACGCATGCACATCCTGCTCAGCCAGGCGAGCGCCGCGTCGTGCCCGGGGGCCCTACAGCGGCAGCGCGCAGACGGCGACGGGTGA
- a CDS encoding lactonase family protein, with product MDSGGWSRRRFVGALAGGAAAAALPACDDTTAPTNTPAPEPEASTSPSREARRPSGPRPLFLGTYTSVEGGGKGIGLATYDAATGRITGTGTITGVGDPSYLALHPDRRTLYAVDERDDGAVTAVRPADGKVLGSRSTGGAAPCHLSVHPGGRWLLSANYGSGSVAVHPIDASGALGERTDLVRHTSPPPGPGQEGPHAHQFVTSPDGGHVLAVDLGTDTVYTYRLDEKAGTLTEVAQARTRPGAGPRHLTFHPGGRYAYLANEVDDTVAVCSYDKASGRVTVGEAQSTGTGSGTSYPAQILVTANGRYAYLANRGHNSLTRYAVEADGARLRLLDTVPVGGDFPRQIAFSPEGTLLFAANQKSSTVTVFHVDEANGELRRAGESFPSPVAVCALPL from the coding sequence ATGGACAGTGGTGGCTGGAGCAGGCGCCGGTTCGTCGGTGCGCTGGCGGGTGGGGCCGCCGCGGCGGCGTTGCCGGCCTGCGACGACACGACCGCGCCCACGAACACTCCGGCCCCGGAGCCCGAGGCGAGTACGAGCCCGTCCCGCGAGGCCCGCCGCCCCTCCGGCCCCCGCCCGCTCTTCCTCGGTACCTACACATCCGTCGAGGGCGGCGGCAAGGGCATCGGCCTGGCCACGTACGACGCGGCGACGGGCCGGATCACCGGCACCGGCACGATCACCGGCGTCGGCGACCCGTCGTATCTCGCGCTCCACCCGGACCGCCGCACGCTGTACGCGGTGGACGAGCGCGACGACGGTGCCGTGACCGCCGTCCGGCCGGCCGACGGGAAGGTCCTGGGCAGCCGGAGCACCGGAGGCGCGGCCCCCTGCCATCTGTCGGTCCACCCGGGTGGGCGCTGGCTGCTCAGCGCGAACTACGGCTCGGGCAGCGTGGCCGTGCATCCCATCGACGCCTCGGGCGCCCTCGGTGAGCGCACCGACCTCGTCCGGCACACCAGTCCGCCGCCCGGCCCCGGCCAGGAGGGCCCGCACGCCCACCAGTTCGTCACGAGCCCGGACGGGGGTCACGTCCTCGCCGTCGACCTGGGGACGGACACCGTCTACACGTACCGGCTGGACGAGAAGGCGGGCACGCTCACCGAGGTCGCGCAGGCGCGGACCCGGCCGGGCGCGGGGCCGCGCCACCTCACGTTCCACCCGGGCGGCCGGTACGCGTACCTCGCCAACGAGGTCGACGACACGGTGGCGGTCTGCTCGTACGACAAGGCCTCCGGCCGGGTGACCGTCGGCGAGGCGCAGTCCACGGGCACGGGCTCGGGTACGAGCTACCCGGCGCAGATCCTGGTGACCGCTAACGGCCGGTACGCCTATCTCGCCAACCGCGGCCACAACAGCCTCACCCGGTACGCCGTCGAGGCGGACGGCGCCCGGCTCAGGCTGCTCGACACGGTGCCGGTGGGCGGGGACTTCCCGCGGCAGATCGCCTTCTCGCCGGAGGGCACGCTGCTGTTCGCGGCGAACCAGAAGTCCTCCACCGTCACCGTGTTCCACGTGGACGAGGCGAACGGCGAACTGCGCCGCGCGGGCGAATCGTTCCCCTCACCCGTCGCCGTCTGCGCGCTGCCGCTGTAG
- a CDS encoding aromatic acid exporter family protein, giving the protein MREVREWTAHAGRIARKRRDPVVVQTLRSAIAATIAYVIALRLSPEPAPLTAPLTALLVVQVTLYATITNGFRRVNAVVTGVLVAIAFSLLVGLTWWSLALLLVASLAVGRLVRVEEYVPEVAISAMLVLGVTTVGDTAWARVVETLIGAVVGLACNLLLAPPVWVEEAGESIEGLARRLRQLMLRMGEEAADGTPVHRAEKQLHEARRLDHDIVEVDAALRQAEDSLRLNPRVQDSVLHRVVMRTGLDTLEICTVVLRVLARSLTDLAKEREPEPLFEPETGAALQQLLSEIADAVVSFAVLVTTHLSASAESAEERLAAELRTAAGTRDKLALLLREEAERDLRHWQLPGAVLTEVNRILDELDTEHRTRRLFEELDRVSREQRARMPRLTRLRERLGVTEQLWRNRAGFGERSR; this is encoded by the coding sequence ATGAGAGAGGTACGTGAGTGGACGGCGCACGCCGGGCGGATCGCGAGGAAGCGTCGCGATCCCGTGGTCGTCCAGACGCTGCGGTCCGCGATCGCGGCGACGATCGCGTACGTCATCGCGCTGCGGCTGAGCCCCGAGCCGGCACCTCTCACCGCTCCCCTGACGGCACTGCTGGTCGTCCAGGTGACGCTGTACGCCACCATCACCAACGGCTTCCGCCGGGTGAACGCCGTGGTGACCGGCGTCCTCGTCGCCATCGCGTTCAGTCTGCTGGTGGGCCTGACCTGGTGGAGCCTGGCGCTGCTCCTGGTGGCCTCGCTGGCCGTGGGCCGGCTGGTCCGGGTGGAGGAGTACGTACCCGAGGTCGCGATCAGCGCGATGCTCGTCCTCGGCGTCACCACCGTCGGGGACACCGCCTGGGCCCGGGTGGTGGAGACGCTGATCGGGGCGGTCGTCGGGCTCGCCTGCAACCTGCTGCTGGCTCCGCCGGTGTGGGTGGAGGAGGCGGGCGAGTCCATCGAGGGGCTGGCGCGCCGGCTGCGGCAGCTGATGCTGCGCATGGGCGAGGAGGCCGCCGACGGCACGCCGGTGCACCGCGCGGAGAAGCAGCTGCACGAGGCGCGCCGCCTGGACCACGACATCGTCGAGGTGGACGCGGCCCTACGGCAGGCCGAGGACAGTCTGCGGCTCAACCCGCGCGTGCAGGACAGCGTGCTGCACCGGGTCGTGATGCGCACCGGCCTGGACACGCTGGAGATCTGCACGGTCGTCCTGCGCGTGCTCGCCCGCTCCCTCACCGACCTCGCGAAGGAGCGCGAACCCGAGCCGCTGTTCGAGCCCGAGACGGGCGCCGCCCTGCAGCAGCTGCTGTCCGAGATCGCCGACGCCGTGGTGAGCTTCGCGGTGCTGGTCACCACGCACCTCAGTGCGAGCGCCGAGTCGGCGGAGGAACGTCTCGCCGCGGAACTGCGCACCGCGGCGGGCACCCGCGACAAGCTGGCCCTGCTGCTGCGTGAGGAGGCCGAGCGCGACCTCCGGCACTGGCAGCTTCCCGGAGCCGTCCTGACGGAGGTCAACCGCATCCTCGACGAGCTCGACACCGAACACCGCACCCGGCGCCTGTTCGAGGAACTGGACCGTGTGTCGCGCGAGCAGCGCGCCCGGATGCCCCGGCTGACGCGGCTGCGGGAGCGGCTGGGCGTCACGGAGCAGTTGTGGCGGAACCGCGCGGGGTTCGGCGAGCGTTCTCGCTGA
- a CDS encoding FBP domain-containing protein, protein MQPLTEQDIRASFINCSKGEAKRLAVPRDLGERPWDDLDFLGWRDPGAPDRSYLVTEREGRLVGVAMRFQAARRGFLHRSMCSLCLTTHPRGGVSLMTARKAGPAGREGNSVGAYMCTDLACSLYLRGKKALETGARFEESLTLEEQIERTTNQLAAFLDKVSA, encoded by the coding sequence GTGCAGCCGCTCACCGAGCAGGACATCCGCGCCTCCTTCATCAACTGCTCGAAGGGCGAGGCCAAGCGCCTGGCCGTGCCCCGGGACCTCGGCGAGCGGCCCTGGGACGATCTCGACTTCCTGGGGTGGCGTGACCCGGGGGCGCCCGACCGGAGCTACCTGGTGACGGAGCGGGAAGGACGGCTCGTCGGGGTCGCGATGCGGTTCCAGGCCGCGCGGCGCGGGTTCCTGCACCGCAGCATGTGTTCCCTGTGCCTGACGACGCACCCGCGGGGCGGGGTCTCCCTGATGACCGCCCGCAAGGCGGGGCCGGCCGGGCGCGAGGGCAACTCCGTCGGTGCGTACATGTGCACCGACCTCGCCTGTTCCCTCTACCTGCGCGGGAAGAAGGCGCTGGAGACCGGGGCCCGGTTCGAGGAGAGCCTCACGCTGGAGGAGCAGATCGAGCGGACCACGAACCAGCTGGCCGCCTTCCTCGACAAGGTGTCCGCCTGA